The following DNA comes from Salminus brasiliensis chromosome 21, fSalBra1.hap2, whole genome shotgun sequence.
GCTGCCTGAGCTTCATCAGGACGGCGCTGTCCTTTAGTGCCACCGGAGCATCATTCCCCAGTTTGCCCCTCTCCTCCTTCGCACCAGTGCCCACATAGTGCTGGACCAGGCCGGGAACGGTGGAGAAGGAGAGCAGCCGGGGGCGGGCCAGGGAGGTAGCATCCAGGCGGAAGCGACCACCGCTGTACTCGACACGCACGTTGGTGGGACCCCGGGCCGTCTTCACCGACAGAGTGAGCATGTAGTGCGGGTGGCTGCTGTCCCGCACTAGGAACGTACCCTCAGCCACGTTTGCCAGAGCTTCCTTTGCTTCACTGGCTGAAATGCTCCCCCAGTACCAACCTGGAAATACAAGGAGATTTACATTAGGGATGTAAATCTGTAAATCACTGTGATTCCGCTGATTGCAGTTCTTTAGAAATGTATTTGATGCATCATAATAAACACTTCTTGATCTGATTGTGCAAAGATGCTGAATTATTGGACTCGCATTACATTCTTTTTAATAAACTGCGAATACAGAAATGATTCCCTTACCACACTGTATTTGttgaacattaaaatgaaaatcaattcAAAACAATTCTACAATTTCAAAATCAATGCAGTGGTGTCACCACCTTTAGATTTACGCATTCATGTAATGCATTTACACCATAACACCCTAAAAGATAAGTCAGCAGTTTTATCTCAGTCATGGCCCAATGCAGCATGCTCTGTTTGTGATCACAATTTTTTGATGGTTTAAAAGGCCCCTTTCTTCAGTGGATATTCAGTTAATTTCTCTCATTCCATTAAATTCTAATCTAATGTTTCTAAAGTTTCACCCCCAGTCTATAGTCTACTGACTACTGGATTTCTATGGAACTGGTGTGATTTGACTTCCCTTTTATACCAATTTTTGTAGGCATGTGAACAGAAGGCCCTGAGGATTGAGTGGACGTGTGCTGTACCTGAGGCATGCAGGTGCTGAAATGTAGTGGTGATGCAGCGCAGGTCCTCTGTCGGGTCCCATGACTGAGGGGAGATTGGCTGTACAGGGATCAGCTGGTTGCAGCGGCCTTCGGACCCCGCCCCATCATTTGGAACTCTCATTCCCCCGGCAACCATCGCTGAGGACGGCCCTGGCAACGGAGCCCTTGAGGGGAAGGAGGAGGTTTTAGTTAGCATACTGATGGAAACAGTGGTATAAACCATTACACATGCACATTGTTTTGCCTGGTCTCAACTAATAAGATCTGCATGTGCTTTGTAATTGGACAATCTGATCGTTTTTCTgatcatgtttttttgtttttttctaaataataataatctgtagaGCACATTTCACATTCTGCATTGTTAATGTTCATAGAAATCCAGATCCAAAACCCTCAGAAGCTAAACTAGTGTGACAGCAACAAGAAAAGCAGCACAAGAGCATGGGGAacaaacactgagaggaaccaaccAACACTCGAACAGAGGGCTGATATCCACTTTTGAGCTGAACCGGAAAGCGGAATTATAACACAAATAGTACATGTTTACAAGAAAAGCTCTGGGATTATACAGAGGAAAGATAAGCCAGTGACCAAATGTTAAAAGCCTGTCGGAAAACAGTCAGAACTGCCGGACCACTGCACTCCACTTTTTTGGGTCCAACAGAGCTGACTGTTTATAACCTATATGAACTTAAAGAACTTATTCAAAATTATTaacagcaccaaaaagggttgtAAATTACAATGCCTTTTTTGCTATTATGTATAGAACAGTTTCTAGTGCTCGCAGTTATAAGCATTGTAAGACTCAGTatctcaaacacagacaggACCCTAACGTTGAGAACGTAAATAAAGTAAATCCAGCAGCTCAAGCTAAACGTTTAAGCTGTTTATGCAGAGAAATGTGATTCCGTTTAACTGCACAGGATCAGCTTTGAGAACAGCAGTCCCATTGCTTTGAAAGACCTTAATGCAGTGCCTCGCTTTGCAAGCAAGAACTAAGTGCTTTACGTCTAGGTCTCTTAACGAcggttttaagaagaaaatgACACGGTGGACAAGTATAGCGTGGGAATAATCAACAGTGGTCTATGTGAGAGTCCCAAAAGGGTCATAACATCATTTAAAGAAGGTGGTAGAGCGAGTGTTGCTTTCCACACTATCTATTATGTCTCTGGTTAGGTTTTTGCTGAAGGTCGTTTGAGGATcagttatgtatttattttactggatttttttttccttaagtaaaaaaaaaaagaggaagatcgTGTGAGGGTGATGTAAGAATTTCAGTGGAGTATAATTAAGGGAGGGGGGGTTCTAAGAAATCCATAAAAGAGAATacgctagctatctagctatccacacacacacacacacacacacacacatatatatatatatatatatatatatatatatatatataaaatgtgtgtgtatgtatgtgcatgtgtatgtatgtgtgtatttatattatatatatatacacacacacacacatatatgtatatatatatacgtatgtatgtgtgtatatataatatatatataatatatatacacacatacatacacatgcacatacatacacacacattatatatatatattagtatgtatgcatgtgtatgtatatatatgtatgtgtgtatatatgtatgtatgtatgtatatatatgtgtgtgtatatatgtatatatgtatgtgtatgtatatatatgtatgtgtgtatatattatatatattgatatatacatacacatacatacatatatacacacatacatatatatacatacacatacatacatacatatatacacacacatacatatgtacgtatgtgtgtgtatatatgtatatatgtatgtatgtatgtgtatgtatatatatgtgtgtgtgtatatatgtatatatgtatgtgtatgtatatatatgtatgtgtgtatttattatatatatatattgatatatacacacatacgtacatatgtatgtgtgtgtatatatgtatgtatgtatgtgtgtatatattatatatatattgatatatacacacatatacgtcaaagaaaaaagaagaaaggttAAAAAACGAATTTCACTAAAGGCTAAATGCTTTAATTTCGTATCAAATACAACAATAAAATCTAACAAAAATAATTAGCGAATTACAAACAGATTAATTGTCAGTAGCTAAGTGAACATAAagaaaagctaatattaaactttctgtttttcacaaagaagaaaatgtgaCCCAGGACAAAGTGCTGCCATGGGGCTGCCAGCACAGTAAAGGATTTAGCACTAGCTTAGTTATTAGTTAACTAATGCTGggtaatataaatattaatataaatattaatactgcACGGTCAGGGTCTCGCTGTTGAGGAAGGCTGGCGGCTCGGCTACTTCTTACCTTTGCAAACACAAGAGCATCACGACCGCTCCGCCCGGGCTCCCCGCTGGCAGCCGCGCCGCCTCCACGCTGCCGAGAAGTCAACGCTAACGGGAGTCCGGTGGAGAGCCGAAgctgccgccgctgctgctgacATTGTTCCCGGCGGTAATATGGCGACAAAAGCTGCGGCAGCAAAATCACCGCGATGAAAAATCTCGTCCGCGACCCGACATCTCTCAACCGTCGTCGAATTACGAGCTGTCAGCGCCGAGGAAGAGACTCCGGCGGCGGCGGCtgaacgttagctagctaaccaacGTCTTTCTGGGAGAGCGCTGtttgaaaaaaaacatttttaaacgtCTCGCCCTCGCGAGGTGCAAATGGGCGAATGTTCCAGAAACGGGCGCTTTTTTGCGCGcgtgagagataaagagagtgtgtgtgtgtatgtgtgtgtgtgtgtgtgtgtgtcttttttttttctgtgcgcGAGCAGCGTGCGTGAGCTTACAATCCGCGCGCCTCGCTTCGCAGAACTGCGCTCGCGACCTTCAGCTGCGTTTCCATTGGCTCGGCGAAGACCGCT
Coding sequences within:
- the LOC140542855 gene encoding cytokine-inducible SH2-containing protein-like; amino-acid sequence: MLLCLQRAPLPGPSSAMVAGGMRVPNDGAGSEGRCNQLIPVQPISPQSWDPTEDLRCITTTFQHLHASGWYWGSISASEAKEALANVAEGTFLVRDSSHPHYMLTLSVKTARGPTNVRVEYSGGRFRLDATSLARPRLLSFSTVPGLVQHYVGTGAKEERGKLGNDAPVALKDSAVLMKLRQPLRRPKSFPSLQHLTRLAINGHTACPAQLPLPRLLLLYLQDYPFQV